The following proteins come from a genomic window of Varunaivibrio sulfuroxidans:
- the lptE gene encoding LPS assembly lipoprotein LptE, whose protein sequence is MLLRNRNKFSTPFLLGLALVVLAGCGFHPLHLRTSPQNAGPLAQIRVSNIPDRIGQKFHNLLLERLNPQGEALAPKYNLSIILQHSVEQLAVQKSAIATRANLRVTATFALRDGASRKIEVSGTKLVVAGYDIMSSDYATLIAEKDAEDRALTELADEIRTQLAVYFNRIAYE, encoded by the coding sequence ATGTTGTTGCGTAATCGAAACAAATTTTCAACCCCCTTCCTCCTTGGCCTCGCCTTGGTTGTCCTTGCCGGTTGCGGCTTTCACCCCCTGCACCTGAGAACAAGCCCCCAAAACGCAGGCCCCCTGGCGCAAATTCGCGTATCGAATATTCCCGATCGCATCGGACAAAAATTCCACAATCTCCTCCTTGAGCGTCTAAATCCCCAGGGTGAGGCGCTGGCCCCTAAGTACAACCTGAGCATTATACTTCAACATTCGGTCGAACAGTTGGCCGTCCAAAAAAGCGCTATCGCAACCCGCGCGAATCTTCGCGTCACGGCGACCTTCGCTCTTCGGGATGGCGCATCTCGCAAAATTGAGGTCAGCGGAACGAAACTTGTCGTCGCGGGGTATGACATCATGTCTTCGGATTATGCAACCTTGATCGCCGAAAAGGATGCCGAGGACCGCGCCCTCACGGAATTGGCCGATGAAATCCGCACCCAACTCGCCGTTTATTTTAACCGCATCGCCTACGAATAA